The Halomicronema hongdechloris C2206 genome includes a window with the following:
- the recJ gene encoding single-stranded-DNA-specific exonuclease RecJ, whose protein sequence is MAECHQAWSIVATDAMPSSWVDQVTQVIDWPAATPPRHAAQLLWQRGFRDLGQLRGFLDPHQYAPTAAAAFGDDMQWAVQRLLQACDRTEKVAIWGDFDADGVTATAVLWDGLGQLFTPHDQLRYFIPNRLTDSHGLNRHGLETLAAWGCSLVVTCDTGSTSLAELTYAGELGLDVIVTDHHTLPPRRPPVVAIINPRSLPWQHPLATLSGVAVAYKLVEALYQALPEPPTYPVESLLDLVAIGLIADLVELRGDSRYLAQVGIEHLQRHVQPGHDSRRPGIAALLRFCKRMGDRPTDISFGIGPRINAVSRIHGDASFCVELLTSPDPDQCQRLAAEAELANSRRKALQRDVMAQVEQQLAAVDLATSHAIVLANEQWPAGVLGLVAGQVAQRYGRPTLLLRLDPEPPEGSDTIRLARGSARSVQGLDLYQLMQDHSHLLHHFGGHPQAAGLSLPAENVPLLAAALNRQLREQLGPLSLAPPLPVDLVVTVAELGKSLFRQLKLLEPYGMGNPVPRLLVRQAWFTNGCHRNIRDLQGGKLRYIKTEFMLWDDTAQQGFPGEWWGHYQDELPPGRCDALVELDFDAYKRAAIRCDWWRLGRLRDLDDSAAVVGAMLMDQRQSQEMVSALSSTTLVVDQCPRPGGVATLVAEATAEQRPLALAYGPPSSAAPLDTWTMLVGMAKYLSRVGKPVRRSHLLERLQICDRSLDIGLDCLTTMGFTIQPEGPELIIQQRSQPLTPGRIRPFLAALQEEAFRRHYFYQVPPEILQTMAQQSLN, encoded by the coding sequence ATGGCGGAATGTCATCAGGCTTGGTCCATTGTTGCGACGGATGCGATGCCATCATCCTGGGTGGATCAGGTTACCCAGGTCATTGATTGGCCGGCGGCAACGCCGCCTCGTCACGCCGCCCAGCTATTGTGGCAGCGAGGATTCCGGGATCTAGGGCAGTTGCGAGGATTTCTCGATCCGCATCAGTATGCTCCCACCGCGGCGGCGGCCTTTGGCGATGACATGCAATGGGCCGTCCAACGGCTGCTACAGGCGTGCGATCGCACCGAGAAAGTCGCCATCTGGGGCGACTTCGACGCCGACGGGGTCACAGCCACGGCAGTGCTGTGGGATGGCTTGGGGCAACTCTTTACCCCCCATGACCAACTCCGATATTTCATTCCCAATCGGTTAACCGACTCCCACGGGCTCAATCGTCATGGGTTAGAGACCCTAGCCGCTTGGGGCTGTAGCCTTGTGGTCACCTGCGACACCGGCAGTACCAGTCTGGCAGAACTAACCTACGCTGGCGAATTAGGCTTAGATGTCATTGTCACCGACCACCATACCCTACCGCCCCGACGGCCGCCGGTGGTGGCGATCATCAACCCGCGCAGTCTGCCATGGCAGCATCCGTTAGCGACCTTGTCGGGGGTGGCCGTAGCCTACAAATTAGTAGAGGCCCTGTATCAAGCCCTGCCTGAGCCACCGACTTATCCTGTCGAAAGCCTATTGGACTTGGTGGCCATTGGCCTGATTGCTGATCTGGTGGAGTTGCGGGGAGATAGCCGCTATCTGGCTCAAGTGGGGATTGAGCACCTGCAACGCCATGTCCAGCCTGGCCATGACTCCCGGCGCCCCGGCATTGCCGCCCTACTGCGCTTCTGCAAGCGGATGGGGGATCGGCCCACAGACATTTCCTTTGGCATCGGTCCTCGCATTAACGCCGTCAGCCGCATCCATGGCGATGCCAGCTTTTGTGTGGAACTGCTCACCAGTCCCGATCCAGACCAGTGCCAACGTCTAGCTGCCGAGGCCGAGTTGGCTAACAGCCGCCGCAAAGCCCTGCAGAGAGACGTGATGGCCCAGGTAGAGCAGCAGCTGGCTGCGGTAGATTTAGCCACCAGCCATGCCATCGTCTTGGCCAATGAGCAATGGCCCGCTGGGGTGTTGGGCCTGGTGGCTGGGCAGGTAGCCCAGCGCTATGGTCGCCCCACCCTACTGCTACGACTGGATCCCGAGCCCCCCGAGGGCAGTGACACCATACGGCTGGCCCGGGGCTCGGCCCGCTCGGTGCAGGGGCTCGATCTCTATCAACTGATGCAAGACCATAGCCATTTGCTGCATCACTTTGGCGGCCACCCCCAGGCCGCTGGCCTGAGTCTGCCGGCAGAGAATGTGCCGCTGTTGGCAGCAGCGCTGAATCGGCAGCTACGGGAGCAGTTGGGACCCCTCAGCCTGGCCCCACCACTGCCGGTGGATTTGGTGGTGACAGTGGCCGAGTTAGGCAAGTCCCTATTTCGGCAGCTGAAGTTACTGGAACCCTATGGCATGGGGAACCCAGTCCCCCGACTATTGGTGCGCCAGGCCTGGTTCACCAATGGCTGCCACCGCAATATTCGCGATTTGCAGGGGGGGAAGCTGCGCTATATCAAAACCGAGTTTATGCTGTGGGATGACACCGCCCAGCAGGGATTTCCGGGGGAGTGGTGGGGCCATTACCAAGACGAGCTCCCCCCAGGGCGCTGTGATGCTTTGGTGGAGTTGGATTTTGATGCCTATAAGCGCGCCGCTATCAGGTGCGATTGGTGGCGGTTAGGCCGGTTGAGAGACCTCGACGACAGTGCCGCCGTCGTCGGGGCGATGCTGATGGACCAGCGCCAGTCCCAGGAGATGGTCTCTGCCCTCTCATCGACAACGTTGGTGGTAGATCAATGTCCCAGACCTGGCGGAGTGGCAACACTGGTGGCGGAGGCTACCGCTGAGCAGCGGCCCCTAGCTTTGGCCTATGGGCCGCCGTCGTCTGCCGCTCCCCTGGATACCTGGACGATGTTGGTGGGTATGGCTAAATACCTCAGCCGGGTAGGCAAACCGGTGCGGCGATCGCATCTACTAGAGCGCCTGCAGATTTGCGATCGCAGCCTAGATATTGGCCTCGATTGCCTGACTACCATGGGCTTTACGATCCAGCCGGAAGGACCTGAGCTCATAATCCAGCAGCGAAGCCAGCCACTGACCCCAGGTCGTATCCGCCCATTCCTAGCGGCTTTGCAGGAAGAAGCCTTTCGGCGTCACTACTTCTATCAAGTCCCCCCCGAAATCTTACAGACCATGGCCCAACAGAGCCTCAATTGA
- the glgP gene encoding alpha-glucan family phosphorylase, whose amino-acid sequence MQPICTFNVTPSLPPRLEALRILAYNLRWDWDSDTNDLFRRLDPDLWQSSRYNPVLMLGTIRQSRLQEVAEDEGFLAQMDRAVQRLQDYQQKRTWYRKHRSEGKAGECYAYFSMEFGLTSCMPVYSGGLGVLAGDHLKSASDLGLPLVAVGLLYQEGYFAQYLNADGWQQERYPINDFYNMPLHLERTADGSELRISVDYPGRTVYARVWRVQIGRVPLYLLDTNIEPNNQYDQDICDRLYGGDIDVRIHQEIMLGIGGVRMLKALGLAPTVYHMNEGHSAFLVLERIKNLMDEAGISYAEALQVAQASQMFTTHTPVPAGIDLFPPDKVLYYLGHYGHRFGLANDEFLALGREDTGDLSAPFSMAVLAIKLATSVNGVSELHAEVSRKMFCGLWNGLPLSEVPIHAITNGVHARSCVAKSTQELYDRYLGPNWSQAGSHDPLWERVNSIPDEELWRNHELCRSQLVVYVRDKLQQGLRERGAAAHEFLEAQEVLDPFVLTIGFARRFATYKRATLFLRDVERIRRIIKGQGEGRRVQFVIAGKAHPRDIPGKELIRKIIHFTHDEELSRSIVFVPNYDIHLARAMVAGCDVWLNNPRRPREASGTSGMKAAMNGLPNLSVLDGWWAEADYIRTGWPIGSGEDYDDPDYQDDVEANALYELLEQEVVPLFYDRDNDELPRGWVAKMKDAIRLNTPQFNTARMVKEYAERCYFAASDNSMTLAAQSYTPAKALATWQAHLIEHWYAMKIESVTVSEPSDLTVNQVLQVQAQIDLGALTPDDVQVQLYQGKVEIDGEMHSGRATPMTYQGQDQQGRCQYKIDVSYEASGLQGLSLRILPEHKYLNSPYDLRLVMWAEPDTVAINVNNQGQDPKPSSVAESMAVAP is encoded by the coding sequence ATGCAACCCATCTGCACATTCAATGTGACACCGTCACTGCCCCCTAGATTGGAGGCACTGCGTATACTCGCCTATAACCTCCGCTGGGATTGGGACTCTGATACCAATGACCTATTTCGCCGCTTAGATCCAGACCTATGGCAGTCCAGTCGTTACAACCCAGTCTTGATGTTGGGCACCATTCGGCAGTCTCGCCTGCAAGAAGTTGCTGAAGACGAAGGATTCTTGGCCCAAATGGATCGGGCAGTCCAGCGGTTGCAGGATTATCAGCAGAAGCGGACTTGGTACCGCAAGCATCGATCTGAGGGCAAGGCCGGGGAGTGCTACGCCTATTTTTCCATGGAGTTTGGCCTCACCTCTTGCATGCCAGTCTATTCTGGCGGCCTAGGCGTGTTGGCTGGTGATCACTTGAAATCTGCCAGTGATTTGGGACTGCCCTTGGTGGCTGTTGGCCTGCTTTATCAGGAAGGGTATTTTGCCCAGTACCTCAATGCCGATGGCTGGCAGCAGGAACGCTACCCGATTAATGATTTCTACAACATGCCGCTGCATCTGGAACGCACGGCAGATGGGTCAGAGCTTAGAATCTCGGTCGATTACCCAGGGCGTACTGTCTATGCTCGGGTGTGGCGGGTGCAGATTGGTCGGGTACCTCTTTACCTACTAGATACAAATATTGAGCCTAACAATCAATACGATCAGGATATTTGCGATCGCTTGTATGGCGGTGACATTGATGTTCGCATTCACCAGGAAATCATGCTGGGGATTGGCGGCGTGCGGATGCTGAAGGCTCTGGGATTGGCGCCCACGGTGTACCACATGAATGAGGGCCACTCTGCGTTTTTGGTGCTGGAGCGGATTAAAAACCTCATGGATGAGGCTGGCATTAGCTATGCCGAGGCCTTACAGGTGGCCCAAGCCAGCCAGATGTTTACCACCCATACCCCAGTCCCGGCCGGGATTGACCTATTTCCCCCGGATAAGGTGCTCTATTATCTAGGTCACTACGGGCATCGATTTGGCTTGGCCAACGACGAATTTTTAGCCCTAGGTCGCGAAGATACGGGAGACTTGAGTGCCCCCTTCAGTATGGCTGTGCTGGCTATCAAACTGGCAACCTCGGTCAATGGTGTCAGTGAGCTCCATGCCGAGGTATCCCGCAAGATGTTCTGTGGACTATGGAACGGACTTCCCCTGAGTGAGGTACCGATTCATGCCATCACTAATGGGGTCCATGCCCGCAGTTGTGTGGCCAAGTCTACCCAAGAGTTGTATGACCGCTATTTGGGTCCCAACTGGTCCCAAGCCGGTAGCCATGATCCTCTCTGGGAGCGAGTCAACTCGATTCCGGACGAAGAACTGTGGCGTAATCACGAGCTTTGCCGCTCGCAGCTGGTCGTCTATGTGCGGGATAAGCTGCAACAAGGCCTGCGGGAACGAGGAGCGGCTGCCCATGAGTTTCTAGAAGCTCAGGAGGTCCTCGATCCATTTGTCTTGACCATTGGCTTTGCCCGTCGATTTGCGACTTATAAGCGGGCGACGCTATTTTTGCGGGACGTCGAGCGTATTCGCCGCATCATCAAAGGCCAAGGAGAGGGGCGCCGGGTGCAATTCGTGATTGCGGGTAAAGCTCATCCCAGAGATATTCCTGGCAAGGAGTTGATCCGCAAAATCATTCACTTTACCCATGATGAAGAACTCAGCCGCTCCATTGTCTTCGTGCCTAACTACGATATCCATTTGGCTCGGGCGATGGTGGCGGGTTGTGATGTCTGGCTCAATAACCCGCGGCGACCTCGGGAGGCCTCCGGTACCAGTGGGATGAAAGCGGCCATGAATGGCTTGCCCAACCTCAGTGTGTTGGATGGTTGGTGGGCTGAGGCTGACTATATTCGCACGGGGTGGCCCATTGGATCTGGGGAAGATTACGACGACCCAGATTACCAGGATGATGTGGAAGCGAATGCGCTCTACGAATTATTAGAGCAGGAAGTAGTCCCCCTCTTCTATGACCGGGATAACGATGAGCTTCCCAGAGGATGGGTGGCCAAAATGAAGGATGCTATTCGCCTGAACACCCCTCAATTTAATACGGCCCGCATGGTTAAAGAGTATGCCGAGCGTTGCTACTTTGCAGCCAGTGACAATAGCATGACGTTGGCTGCCCAGAGTTATACTCCTGCGAAGGCATTAGCGACTTGGCAAGCTCACCTGATAGAGCATTGGTATGCCATGAAGATTGAGTCGGTCACGGTGTCGGAACCGTCTGATCTCACAGTCAATCAGGTCCTACAGGTTCAGGCTCAGATTGACCTAGGAGCCCTGACGCCGGACGATGTGCAGGTACAGCTTTACCAGGGCAAAGTCGAGATTGATGGGGAGATGCACAGTGGTCGAGCTACGCCAATGACCTATCAAGGACAGGACCAACAGGGGCGCTGTCAATACAAGATCGATGTGTCTTACGAAGCCAGTGGTTTACAGGGGCTCTCGTTGCGAATTCTACCTGAGCACAAATATCTCAATAGTCCCTATGACCTGAGATTGGTGATGTGGGCTGAGCCCGATACTGTTGCCATTAATGTTAACAATCAGGGCCAAGACCCGAAACCTTCTTCCGTAGCAGAGTCTATGGCCGTTGCTCCTTAG
- a CDS encoding adenylate/guanylate cyclase domain-containing protein, giving the protein MDTQQQPLTNAPVNGTIFLIDCDRNHRRHMAEVLSQHDYLVYELTTGHDIWQQIETHVPDVIFLDIELPDISGYRICQRLKENLDTRPIPVVFLSRLSDYRDKINAFEVGAADFITKPCHPEEVLARVQNQLYLYRQRQQLSQQNALLLDEVRERTQIEQALRQAEAKYRSIFENSTAGIFQTTEDGHYLSVNAAMAHIYGYGSPQEMIATITTIAEQVYVQPKRRQELIAYLKRFDKITDAESQVYRQDGTCFWISEDIWSVRDDQGRFLCYEGIVHDISERRQMEDELRQQRQQADRLLINILPYQIAQRLKLGSRVIAENFDEVSVLFADLVDFTAASSQMTPQELVKLLNDIFSAFDQLAAVHSLEKIKTIGDAYMVAAGLPAPRSDHAIAIARMALDMQAAIQRFPRPDGSPFQLRIGINTGPVVAGVIGKRKFAYDLWGDTVNLASRMETTGEPQQIQTTAVIYEHLKESFTFQQRGTIAIKGRGPMTTYWLIGVKK; this is encoded by the coding sequence ATGGATACCCAACAACAGCCTCTAACGAATGCCCCTGTTAACGGCACCATTTTCTTGATTGACTGCGATCGCAACCATCGCCGTCATATGGCCGAGGTCCTGAGCCAACATGACTACTTGGTCTATGAACTGACCACCGGCCATGACATCTGGCAGCAGATCGAGACCCACGTCCCTGACGTCATCTTCTTAGACATCGAGCTACCTGACATCAGCGGCTACCGCATCTGCCAGCGGCTGAAAGAGAACCTAGACACTCGTCCGATTCCCGTGGTCTTCCTCAGCCGTTTGAGTGATTATCGCGATAAGATCAACGCCTTTGAGGTGGGGGCCGCTGATTTCATCACCAAACCCTGTCATCCAGAGGAAGTGTTAGCCCGGGTGCAGAACCAGTTGTATCTGTACCGTCAGCGTCAGCAACTGAGTCAGCAGAACGCCCTCCTGTTAGATGAAGTGCGAGAACGGACCCAAATAGAGCAAGCCCTGCGGCAAGCAGAAGCCAAATATCGCAGCATTTTTGAAAACTCTACCGCGGGCATCTTTCAAACCACAGAAGATGGCCACTATCTCAGTGTCAATGCGGCTATGGCCCACATCTATGGCTACGGTTCTCCCCAGGAAATGATCGCGACGATTACGACCATTGCCGAGCAAGTCTACGTTCAGCCCAAGCGCCGGCAAGAGCTGATTGCCTACCTGAAGCGCTTTGACAAGATCACCGATGCCGAGTCCCAGGTCTATCGCCAAGACGGCACCTGCTTCTGGATCAGTGAAGACATTTGGAGCGTCCGCGACGACCAAGGACGTTTCCTCTGCTACGAAGGCATCGTCCATGACATCAGTGAGCGTCGCCAGATGGAAGATGAACTACGCCAGCAGCGGCAGCAGGCCGATCGGTTGTTGATTAATATCTTGCCCTATCAGATCGCTCAGCGACTCAAACTTGGCTCCCGGGTGATCGCGGAAAACTTCGATGAAGTCAGCGTATTATTTGCCGATCTGGTGGACTTTACGGCGGCCTCTAGCCAAATGACCCCCCAGGAGTTGGTCAAGTTATTAAACGATATCTTTTCTGCTTTCGACCAACTTGCTGCCGTCCATTCCCTGGAAAAAATTAAAACCATCGGGGATGCCTACATGGTCGCCGCTGGATTACCAGCCCCGCGCTCCGATCATGCGATCGCAATTGCCCGCATGGCCTTAGATATGCAAGCTGCGATTCAACGGTTCCCCCGCCCTGATGGCTCCCCTTTTCAGCTGCGCATTGGCATTAATACTGGCCCGGTAGTAGCCGGGGTCATCGGTAAACGGAAATTTGCCTATGATCTCTGGGGGGACACCGTTAATCTGGCCAGCCGCATGGAAACTACCGGCGAACCGCAACAGATTCAGACCACCGCTGTTATCTATGAACACCTGAAGGAAAGCTTTACCTTTCAACAACGGGGAACCATCGCCATCAAAGGGCGGGGCCCCATGACCACCTACTGGTTAATCGGTGTTAAAAAATAG
- a CDS encoding CIA30 family protein: MAHSGSQSWDLGRFLKTMAFFNVIPLLSRMNPLQTSEPARASSTSDAEISFQPSVVVVGDLAAPMSRGLVQELRTEMIPVRSYPWPQMSPDGAQAISSPDPVPSSAQSLSPWETILVNAALVIVCWDAGQPLSTLGGAVVGTASQEQVLFDYRSPQAALSERWGALDDVVMGGVSASRFDWADGAAVFRGRVSTANSGGFASVRTRNADPAYDLGAWHGIALRLKGDGQRYKLILRQDSGWDSVAYCQSFDTLAGHWQTVHLPFAAMVPTFRAKRVSGAPPLDPSRIRSMQLMLSKFEYDGALNPTFTPGDFELQVKTIGVYRPVPVPPVWVLTPTAPGQAKELEDDKMRLITAVTPPWSASDAGDALSEQQKDWLPRVDALCRQVVRSISAD, encoded by the coding sequence ATGGCACACTCTGGCTCTCAATCGTGGGATTTGGGACGGTTTCTCAAAACCATGGCATTTTTTAATGTCATTCCTCTACTCAGTCGCATGAATCCCCTGCAAACGTCTGAGCCAGCCCGGGCATCATCAACATCGGATGCGGAGATATCGTTCCAGCCCTCGGTGGTGGTGGTCGGCGACTTGGCAGCTCCTATGAGTCGTGGGCTGGTGCAGGAGTTGCGTACGGAGATGATTCCAGTGCGGTCATATCCCTGGCCGCAGATGTCTCCAGATGGTGCACAGGCAATATCCTCGCCCGACCCTGTGCCTAGCTCGGCCCAGTCCCTATCCCCCTGGGAAACCATCTTAGTCAATGCGGCCTTAGTGATTGTCTGTTGGGACGCAGGACAGCCCCTATCGACCTTAGGTGGAGCAGTGGTAGGAACGGCGAGCCAAGAACAGGTTTTGTTTGACTACCGATCTCCCCAGGCGGCATTGTCTGAGCGCTGGGGCGCCCTAGACGATGTGGTCATGGGGGGGGTTAGTGCCAGTCGGTTTGACTGGGCTGATGGGGCGGCTGTCTTTCGAGGGCGAGTATCTACAGCCAACTCTGGCGGCTTTGCCTCGGTTCGCACTCGCAATGCAGACCCTGCTTATGACCTAGGCGCCTGGCACGGCATTGCTCTGCGGCTCAAAGGGGATGGCCAACGCTACAAGCTGATTCTCCGGCAAGATTCGGGGTGGGATAGCGTTGCCTATTGCCAGTCTTTTGATACTCTTGCCGGTCACTGGCAAACCGTGCATCTTCCTTTTGCTGCCATGGTTCCCACCTTTAGGGCCAAGCGAGTTAGTGGGGCTCCGCCACTAGATCCAAGCCGCATTCGCTCCATGCAGCTGATGCTGAGCAAATTTGAATATGATGGGGCGTTGAATCCTACCTTTACTCCCGGGGATTTTGAGTTACAGGTGAAGACCATCGGGGTTTATCGACCGGTGCCAGTCCCCCCGGTTTGGGTGTTGACTCCAACTGCTCCGGGCCAGGCGAAGGAGCTAGAGGATGACAAGATGCGCCTGATTACGGCTGTGACTCCCCCTTGGTCAGCATCAGACGCTGGGGATGCCCTATCAGAGCAGCAAAAAGATTGGCTACCCCGCGTCGATGCCCTATGTCGGCAGGTGGTCCGGTCTATCTCGGCTGATTAA
- a CDS encoding glycosyltransferase family 4 protein yields MRILIYSYNYSPEPIGIAPLMTELAEGLVQQGHQVRVITAMPNYPERRIYPAYRGQLYCTEEHNGVTIQRCYVTVRPNPGLIARVLLDASFVTLSFIQALRGWRPDIILSTSPSLPACVPVALLRWLYGCPSVLSLQDILPEAAVETGLLSNRLAIGVFEILEKFAYRSATQIGVITEGFRANLLSKGVPNQKMVHIPNWVDVNFIRPLPKQPNAFRAAHGLTDKFVVLYSGNIARTQGIRTAIRAAQKLMVHPDIAFVIVGDCNQLGELQTLSQELGVNNITFLPFVPRADLPEMLAAADVGLILQKRNVVGFNMPSKTQVLLASGRPIVASVPTNGTAAQAVEASGGGMVVTPEHPTALANAILHLYNHPDVAEQLGKQGRQFALDNYSFAASLERYETLFSRLVNAKPVVTQQDPETVVVK; encoded by the coding sequence ATGCGGATTTTAATTTACTCCTACAACTATTCCCCTGAACCCATTGGTATCGCCCCGCTGATGACTGAACTCGCTGAAGGGTTAGTGCAGCAGGGGCACCAAGTCAGGGTGATCACAGCGATGCCTAACTATCCTGAGCGGCGCATCTATCCCGCCTATCGGGGCCAGCTCTATTGCACCGAAGAGCATAACGGGGTCACCATCCAACGATGCTATGTCACCGTACGTCCCAACCCTGGTCTCATTGCTCGAGTGCTCCTAGACGCCAGCTTTGTCACGCTTAGCTTCATTCAGGCATTGCGGGGGTGGCGTCCAGATATCATCCTCTCCACGAGTCCTTCTCTACCAGCCTGTGTTCCTGTTGCCCTGCTGCGATGGCTCTACGGCTGTCCCAGTGTCTTGAGCCTGCAAGATATCTTGCCAGAAGCCGCTGTGGAAACGGGGCTACTCAGTAATCGGCTCGCCATCGGTGTATTTGAAATCTTAGAAAAATTTGCTTACCGCAGTGCCACCCAAATTGGCGTAATCACAGAGGGCTTTCGGGCTAATTTACTTAGCAAAGGCGTTCCTAACCAAAAGATGGTCCATATCCCCAACTGGGTAGACGTCAACTTCATTCGACCATTGCCCAAGCAGCCCAATGCCTTTCGCGCAGCCCACGGCCTCACCGATAAATTTGTCGTGCTCTATTCTGGCAATATTGCTCGCACCCAGGGGATTCGCACCGCCATCCGAGCGGCCCAGAAGTTGATGGTCCATCCCGATATTGCCTTCGTGATCGTAGGCGACTGCAATCAACTGGGTGAGTTACAGACCTTAAGTCAAGAGCTAGGTGTAAACAATATTACCTTCCTGCCCTTTGTGCCTCGAGCTGACTTGCCTGAGATGCTAGCGGCGGCTGACGTGGGCCTAATTCTGCAGAAGCGCAATGTGGTCGGCTTCAACATGCCCTCTAAGACTCAGGTGTTGCTGGCCAGTGGCCGCCCCATTGTTGCCTCCGTGCCTACCAATGGCACTGCGGCTCAGGCAGTAGAGGCCAGTGGTGGGGGGATGGTCGTTACTCCTGAGCATCCCACGGCTTTGGCCAATGCCATCCTGCATTTGTACAACCATCCGGACGTGGCGGAACAACTGGGGAAACAGGGACGTCAGTTTGCCCTAGACAACTATTCATTTGCGGCCTCCCTAGAGCGCTATGAGACTCTATTTAGCCGCCTGGTCAACGCTAAGCCCGTAGTAACCCAACAGGACCCTGAAACTGTGGTGGTTAAATGA
- a CDS encoding YdcF family protein, giving the protein MSQRIQRRWRRRLGLAVVALLVTWVMVTGYRLVMAAQTPAEATLVLGGSIRREIYAAEHALPRPLLISRGSLDPCIRILFERAGADLDQVWLEKCAESTFENLAYSLPILEEWGMRHVQLITSPGHAPRAYAMARILFGSHGIWTTLELVEEQGIPGNQESWLKTGLDVTRSGLWAILSQGYHRRCRQVVPLASVDLVAWQARGFKCEHQAGIN; this is encoded by the coding sequence ATGAGCCAGAGAATCCAGCGACGCTGGCGACGCCGACTGGGGCTAGCTGTGGTGGCTCTATTGGTCACCTGGGTGATGGTGACAGGCTATCGCCTGGTCATGGCAGCTCAGACTCCTGCAGAGGCCACTCTGGTGCTGGGAGGAAGTATTCGCCGGGAAATCTATGCCGCAGAGCATGCCTTACCGCGGCCTTTATTGATTTCTCGCGGCTCGCTAGATCCTTGTATTCGTATCCTATTTGAGCGTGCAGGGGCTGACCTAGACCAAGTTTGGCTGGAGAAATGTGCTGAGTCCACCTTCGAAAATCTAGCCTATAGTCTGCCCATCTTAGAGGAGTGGGGGATGCGTCATGTGCAGTTGATTACCTCTCCGGGGCATGCTCCTCGTGCCTACGCTATGGCGCGGATTCTCTTTGGCAGCCATGGCATCTGGACGACCTTGGAGCTGGTAGAGGAGCAGGGCATCCCTGGTAATCAGGAGAGTTGGCTCAAGACGGGGTTGGATGTTACGCGCAGCGGTCTATGGGCCATCTTGAGCCAGGGATATCATCGCCGTTGCCGTCAGGTGGTTCCACTGGCCTCTGTGGATCTGGTTGCGTGGCAGGCTCGAGGGTTTAAGTGTGAACATCAGGCCGGGATCAATTGA
- a CDS encoding DUF3318 domain-containing protein, with the protein MTSYATSTARTDMGELRRLRSLLPPELQSWVTVEAAVDVSPPLITCEELGKDQVEVQIDLVKWEQLALDQRNLLFWHEVARIQNDTIPRDGWEMAALAIGLGGAVGELWVQDGLLLVLALALCGFSGYRLYRRNNSQKRLKEAIDADERAIAIATRFGYTLPNAYKSLGSALKTLIEQTPKKRQRDRYIKRLEALKKSAAKAKERARSERSSAPRPAY; encoded by the coding sequence ATGACTTCCTACGCCACGTCTACTGCCCGGACCGATATGGGTGAATTACGTCGCCTGCGAAGTTTGCTGCCCCCCGAACTGCAGAGTTGGGTGACCGTGGAAGCAGCCGTAGATGTCTCCCCCCCCCTCATTACCTGTGAGGAACTGGGGAAAGACCAGGTAGAAGTGCAAATTGACCTGGTGAAGTGGGAGCAGTTGGCCCTCGATCAACGCAACTTGCTGTTCTGGCACGAGGTGGCACGTATCCAGAATGACACGATCCCGCGGGATGGTTGGGAAATGGCGGCCTTGGCCATTGGTCTCGGCGGGGCTGTGGGCGAACTCTGGGTCCAGGATGGCTTATTACTGGTCCTGGCGCTGGCCCTGTGCGGTTTTTCCGGCTATCGGCTATATCGTCGCAATAACAGCCAAAAGCGGTTGAAGGAAGCAATCGATGCTGATGAACGGGCCATTGCGATCGCAACTCGCTTCGGCTACACCCTGCCTAACGCCTACAAGAGCCTGGGCAGCGCCCTGAAAACGCTAATCGAGCAAACCCCCAAGAAGCGCCAGCGAGATCGCTATATCAAGCGCCTGGAAGCGCTGAAGAAAAGTGCCGCCAAGGCCAAGGAACGGGCTCGCAGTGAGCGCAGCAGTGCTCCCCGACCGGCCTACTAA